In Malus sylvestris chromosome 15, drMalSylv7.2, whole genome shotgun sequence, a single genomic region encodes these proteins:
- the LOC126603896 gene encoding protein DMP2-like — protein MGGSTSSSYKSKTTTTTNKSVKDKTLTGAGNLIKLLPTGTVFLFQFLNPVLTNNGKCTAVNKYLSAVLIGVCGFSCCFSSFTDSYKGSDEQTHYGVATCKGLWPSTSSNSVDLSAYKLRFGDFVHAFFSLIVFAVVSLLDANTVRCYYPGFESTEKVLLQVLPPVIGAIAGTVFVVFPNKRHGIGYPSSSSDSSQDSESAAS, from the coding sequence ATGGGGGGTTCTACGAGCTCTTCCTATAAATCCAAGACAACCACCACAACCAACAAAAGCGTCAAAGACAAAACATTAACAGGCGCAGGCAACCTCATCAAGCTCCTCCCGACCGGCACGGTCTTCTTGTTCCAGTTCCTGAACCCTGTCTTGACCAACAACGGCAAATGCACTGCTGTCAACAAATACCTAAGCGCCGTTCTCATCGGTGTTTGCGGCTTCTCCTGCTGCTTTTCTTCCTTTACAGACAGTTACAAAGGCAGTGATGAACAAACACACTATGGGGTGGCAACATGCAAGGGGCTTTGGCCCTCGACGAGTTCAAACTCTGTGGATTTGTCTGCTTACAAGCTTAGGTTTGGGGACTTTGTGCATGCCTTCTTTTCCTTGATTGTGTTTGCAGTTGTGTCACTTTTGGACGCCAACACTGTCAGGTGCTATTATCCAGGGTTCGAGTCCACTGAGAAGGTTTTGCTACAGGTGTTGCCTCCGGTTATTGGTGCAATAGCCGGAACTGTTTTCGTTGTGTTCCCTAATAAACGCCATGGAATTGGGTACCCGTCGTCAAGTTCTGATTCTTCACAGGATTCAGAGTCGGCGGCTTCCTAA
- the LOC126603722 gene encoding ubiquitin-like domain-containing protein CIP73 isoform X1: MEDQHSNEGASSGNVVGATSDSNLEINIKTLDSQMYSFQVDKNMRVSLFKEKIADQTGVPVGQQRLIFRGRVLKDDHPLSEYHLENGHTLHLVIRQPSQPQPSSGTSSGEAHVNSGNDASGVTRGRIGQISHSVVLGTFNVGDQGEGTVPDLSRLIGTVLNSIGIGTQATTNGTGNPQFTTSSNTPGQPRNGNETEGSHNVNGGGHQAQSGQAFPTQPFQTFPQAVQTPLAAAAFPIPSLNMPIPHSLDTLSEFMKRMEQGLSQNGYQPNTSATNTGDPPRVNLPSTAQGMPTPEALGIVLRHVERLLSNHAVSALSHIAGRLEQDGASSDPSVRGQIQTESIQLGLAMQHLGSLLLELGRTIWTLRMGQSHGEAVVNAGPAVYISPSGPNPIMVQPFPLQTSSLIGGSVPQSNPVSFGPVGIGSAPRNVNIHIHAVGARGSNGEGIPSGSRDSGGRVLPVRNVVGATIPSSQIGVSVSNASQPGSGVSVSQQPSGSSLSSIVAELNSHFRSFVGDTQAEDTVQSGQDVSTVQNPSVEPRNYAGSEPPSTGYVDIAGVSLPGCTSESEGQKDSGSVSTLKNNSIFPVGGSLSSSSGQNTVVREDERGNAPQSSEKQAEGAKSVPLGLGLGVLERKRQARQPKPLTKNGDGGITSFPINQNQQVIGGQQVLQSLASCSSAVSRMNSSDVPARQTVPAVEQVRDGRTLGGQGPVGQVDMGSMMSQVLQSPALNGLLAGVSDQTGVGSPDILRNMLQNFTQNPQMRNAVNQIAEQVDSQDLGNLFGGDQGGGIDMSRMFQQMMPIVTRALGAGSNPVRPSSALVPESRPPHSERGLSRDDNIPKSEINLQEVVQRIENLNAAGDVFHALVENSVQLSGRGSGPQELVDELCRDEHLSSEYVEILRRDVRRRLEGDSGKDKC; this comes from the exons ATGGAAGATCAGCACTCCAATGAAGGCGCCAGTTCCGGCAATGTTGTTGGGGCCACTTCTGATTCAAATCTTGAGATCAATATTAAGACTTTAGACTCACAGATGTACAGTTTTCAAGTTGATAAAAAT ATGCGAGTTTCACTGTTCAAGGAAAAAATAGCTGATCAAACAGGTGTACCAGTCGGTCAGCAGCGGCTGATTTTCAGGGGAAGGGTGTTAAAAGATGACCATCCTCTTTCTGAGTATC ATTTGGAAAATGGGCacacattgcacttagttatTAGGCAGCCATCCCAGCCACAACCTTCATCGGGTACAAGTTCTGGCGAGGCACATGTGAATAGTG GAAATGATGCTAGTGGTGTTACTCGTGGTCGCATTGGCCAGATATCTCACAGTGTAGTTCTTGGGACATTTAATGTTGGAGATCAAGGTGAAGGCACTGTTCCTGATCTTAGTCGG CTTATTGGCACGGTTCTGAATTCTATTGGAATTGGCACCCAGGCTACAACTAATGGCACAGGCAACCCACAGTTCACTACTTCG TCAAACACTCCTGGTCAGCCTCGTAATGGAAATGAAACAGAAGGGTCTCATAATGTCAACGGAGGAGGACATCAAGCACAGTCTGGACAGGCATTTCCTACCCAACCATTCCAAACTTTTCCTCAAGCTGTGCAAACTCCTCTTGCAGCTGCAGCATTTCCTATACCTTCATTAAATATG ccaattccacactctttggATACACTCTCCGAGTTCATGAAGAGAATGGAGCAGGGATTATCACAAAATG GTTATCAGCCAAATACATCTGCAACCAATACAGGAGACCCACCTAGGGTGAACTTACCTTCCACTGCACAGGGGATGCCCACACCTGAGGCATTGGGGATTGTTCTTCGTCATGTAGAGCGACTACTCAGCAATCATGCTGTTTCTGCGCTATCT CACATTGCAGGACGCTTGGAACAAGATGGAGCGTCTTCTGATCCCTCTGTGAGAGGTCAAATTCAGACAGAATCTATACAATTAGGACTTGCAATGCAACATTTAGGTTCTCTTCTTCTTGAGCTTGGCCGAACGATTTGGACCCTTCGTATGGGGCAGTCTCAT GGAGAAGCTGTTGTGAATGCTGGGCCAGCAGTTTACATATCCCCATCAGGACCTAATCCCATAATGGTCCAG CCTTTCCCTCTTCAAACAAGCTCACTCATTGGTGGTTCTGTACCTCAATCAAACCCTGTGAGTTTTGGTCCTGTTGGGATTGGAAGTGCTCCAAGGAATGTAAACATCCATATACATGCTG TTGGTGCTAGGGGTAGTAATGGGGAGGGTATCCCATCTGGTTCTAGGGATTCAGGTGGCCGGGTGCTGCCAGTGAGAAATGTAGTCGGTGCCACTATTCCATCCTCCCAAATTGGTGTTTCAGTATCCAATGCGTCACAACCCGGTTCTGGTGTTTCTGTTTCACAGCAGCCTTCTGGCTCCTCACTTTCCTCCATTGTTGCTGAACTTAACTCACATTTTAGAAGTTTTGTTGGCGATACACAAGCAGAAGACACAGTTCAATCAG GTCAGGATGTGTCCACTGTTCAGAATCCATCTGTTGAACCGCGTAATTATGCAGGAAGTGAACCTCCAAGTACTGGCTATGTCGATATAGCTGGTGTGTCACTACCTGGTTGCACATCTGAAAGTGAAGGTCAGAAG GATTCAGGAAGTGTTAGTACCTTGAAAAACAATTCAATATTCCCAGTTGGAGGTTCTCTAAGCTCTTCAAGTGGCCAAAACACCGTGGTGAGAGAGGATGAGAGGGGAAATGCTCCACAATCCAGTGAGAAGCAGGCTGAGGGTGCGAAATCTGTTCCACTTGGTTTAGGACTCGGAGTTTTGGAGCGTAAG AGACAAGCCAGGCAGCCAAAACCGCTGACCAAGAATGGAGATGGTGGAATAACTAGTTTTCCCATCAATCAGAATCAGCAAGTAATAGGTGGCCAGCAAGTTTTGCAGTCCCTTGCATCTTGTAGTTCTGCTGTAAGTAGGATGAATTCAAGTGATGTGCCGGCAAGACAAACAGTGCCTGCTGTTGAGCAGGTCAGAGATGGTAGAACATTGGGAGGGCAAGGTCCTGTTGGCCAAGTTGATATGGGAAGCATGATGTCTCAGGTTCTGCAGAGTCCAGCCCTGAATGGTCTGTTGGCAGGTGTTTCAGACCAAACGGGAGTGGGTTCTCCCGATATATTGAGGAATATGTTACAGAACTTTACACAGAATCCACAGATGAGGAATGCTGTCAATCAGATTGCTGAGCAGGTTGACAGCCAAGATTTGGGAAACTTGTTTGGAGGAGACCAAGGTGGTGGGATTGATATGTCCAGGATGTTCCAACAAATGATGCCCATTGTAACTCGCGCCCTTGGGGCTGGATCAAATCCCGTCCGGCCATCCTCTGCTTTGGTTCCTGAATCTCGTCCACCCCACAGTGAGCGAGGTCTCAGTAGAGATGATAATATCCCTAAGTCTGAG ATTAATCTCCAAGAAGTGGTTCAGAGGATTGAGAACCTGAATGCAGCGGGAGATGTTTTTCATGCTCTAGTTGAGAATTCAGTTCAGCTGTCTGGCAGAGGAAGTGGTCCTCAAGAACTTGTGGATGAGTTGTGCAGGGACGAGCATCTCTCCAGT GAATATGTTGAAATATTACGCAGGGACGTACGGCGACGGCTTGAGGGTGATTCAGGGAAGGACAAGTGCTAG
- the LOC126603722 gene encoding ubiquitin-like domain-containing protein CIP73 isoform X2, with product MEDQHSNEGASSGNVVGATSDSNLEINIKTLDSQMYSFQVDKNMRVSLFKEKIADQTGVPVGQQRLIFRGRVLKDDHPLSEYHLENGHTLHLVIRQPSQPQPSSGTSSGEAHVNSGNDASGVTRGRIGQISHSVVLGTFNVGDQGEGTVPDLSRATTNGTGNPQFTTSSNTPGQPRNGNETEGSHNVNGGGHQAQSGQAFPTQPFQTFPQAVQTPLAAAAFPIPSLNMPIPHSLDTLSEFMKRMEQGLSQNGYQPNTSATNTGDPPRVNLPSTAQGMPTPEALGIVLRHVERLLSNHAVSALSHIAGRLEQDGASSDPSVRGQIQTESIQLGLAMQHLGSLLLELGRTIWTLRMGQSHGEAVVNAGPAVYISPSGPNPIMVQPFPLQTSSLIGGSVPQSNPVSFGPVGIGSAPRNVNIHIHAVGARGSNGEGIPSGSRDSGGRVLPVRNVVGATIPSSQIGVSVSNASQPGSGVSVSQQPSGSSLSSIVAELNSHFRSFVGDTQAEDTVQSGQDVSTVQNPSVEPRNYAGSEPPSTGYVDIAGVSLPGCTSESEGQKDSGSVSTLKNNSIFPVGGSLSSSSGQNTVVREDERGNAPQSSEKQAEGAKSVPLGLGLGVLERKRQARQPKPLTKNGDGGITSFPINQNQQVIGGQQVLQSLASCSSAVSRMNSSDVPARQTVPAVEQVRDGRTLGGQGPVGQVDMGSMMSQVLQSPALNGLLAGVSDQTGVGSPDILRNMLQNFTQNPQMRNAVNQIAEQVDSQDLGNLFGGDQGGGIDMSRMFQQMMPIVTRALGAGSNPVRPSSALVPESRPPHSERGLSRDDNIPKSEINLQEVVQRIENLNAAGDVFHALVENSVQLSGRGSGPQELVDELCRDEHLSSEYVEILRRDVRRRLEGDSGKDKC from the exons ATGGAAGATCAGCACTCCAATGAAGGCGCCAGTTCCGGCAATGTTGTTGGGGCCACTTCTGATTCAAATCTTGAGATCAATATTAAGACTTTAGACTCACAGATGTACAGTTTTCAAGTTGATAAAAAT ATGCGAGTTTCACTGTTCAAGGAAAAAATAGCTGATCAAACAGGTGTACCAGTCGGTCAGCAGCGGCTGATTTTCAGGGGAAGGGTGTTAAAAGATGACCATCCTCTTTCTGAGTATC ATTTGGAAAATGGGCacacattgcacttagttatTAGGCAGCCATCCCAGCCACAACCTTCATCGGGTACAAGTTCTGGCGAGGCACATGTGAATAGTG GAAATGATGCTAGTGGTGTTACTCGTGGTCGCATTGGCCAGATATCTCACAGTGTAGTTCTTGGGACATTTAATGTTGGAGATCAAGGTGAAGGCACTGTTCCTGATCTTAGTCGG GCTACAACTAATGGCACAGGCAACCCACAGTTCACTACTTCG TCAAACACTCCTGGTCAGCCTCGTAATGGAAATGAAACAGAAGGGTCTCATAATGTCAACGGAGGAGGACATCAAGCACAGTCTGGACAGGCATTTCCTACCCAACCATTCCAAACTTTTCCTCAAGCTGTGCAAACTCCTCTTGCAGCTGCAGCATTTCCTATACCTTCATTAAATATG ccaattccacactctttggATACACTCTCCGAGTTCATGAAGAGAATGGAGCAGGGATTATCACAAAATG GTTATCAGCCAAATACATCTGCAACCAATACAGGAGACCCACCTAGGGTGAACTTACCTTCCACTGCACAGGGGATGCCCACACCTGAGGCATTGGGGATTGTTCTTCGTCATGTAGAGCGACTACTCAGCAATCATGCTGTTTCTGCGCTATCT CACATTGCAGGACGCTTGGAACAAGATGGAGCGTCTTCTGATCCCTCTGTGAGAGGTCAAATTCAGACAGAATCTATACAATTAGGACTTGCAATGCAACATTTAGGTTCTCTTCTTCTTGAGCTTGGCCGAACGATTTGGACCCTTCGTATGGGGCAGTCTCAT GGAGAAGCTGTTGTGAATGCTGGGCCAGCAGTTTACATATCCCCATCAGGACCTAATCCCATAATGGTCCAG CCTTTCCCTCTTCAAACAAGCTCACTCATTGGTGGTTCTGTACCTCAATCAAACCCTGTGAGTTTTGGTCCTGTTGGGATTGGAAGTGCTCCAAGGAATGTAAACATCCATATACATGCTG TTGGTGCTAGGGGTAGTAATGGGGAGGGTATCCCATCTGGTTCTAGGGATTCAGGTGGCCGGGTGCTGCCAGTGAGAAATGTAGTCGGTGCCACTATTCCATCCTCCCAAATTGGTGTTTCAGTATCCAATGCGTCACAACCCGGTTCTGGTGTTTCTGTTTCACAGCAGCCTTCTGGCTCCTCACTTTCCTCCATTGTTGCTGAACTTAACTCACATTTTAGAAGTTTTGTTGGCGATACACAAGCAGAAGACACAGTTCAATCAG GTCAGGATGTGTCCACTGTTCAGAATCCATCTGTTGAACCGCGTAATTATGCAGGAAGTGAACCTCCAAGTACTGGCTATGTCGATATAGCTGGTGTGTCACTACCTGGTTGCACATCTGAAAGTGAAGGTCAGAAG GATTCAGGAAGTGTTAGTACCTTGAAAAACAATTCAATATTCCCAGTTGGAGGTTCTCTAAGCTCTTCAAGTGGCCAAAACACCGTGGTGAGAGAGGATGAGAGGGGAAATGCTCCACAATCCAGTGAGAAGCAGGCTGAGGGTGCGAAATCTGTTCCACTTGGTTTAGGACTCGGAGTTTTGGAGCGTAAG AGACAAGCCAGGCAGCCAAAACCGCTGACCAAGAATGGAGATGGTGGAATAACTAGTTTTCCCATCAATCAGAATCAGCAAGTAATAGGTGGCCAGCAAGTTTTGCAGTCCCTTGCATCTTGTAGTTCTGCTGTAAGTAGGATGAATTCAAGTGATGTGCCGGCAAGACAAACAGTGCCTGCTGTTGAGCAGGTCAGAGATGGTAGAACATTGGGAGGGCAAGGTCCTGTTGGCCAAGTTGATATGGGAAGCATGATGTCTCAGGTTCTGCAGAGTCCAGCCCTGAATGGTCTGTTGGCAGGTGTTTCAGACCAAACGGGAGTGGGTTCTCCCGATATATTGAGGAATATGTTACAGAACTTTACACAGAATCCACAGATGAGGAATGCTGTCAATCAGATTGCTGAGCAGGTTGACAGCCAAGATTTGGGAAACTTGTTTGGAGGAGACCAAGGTGGTGGGATTGATATGTCCAGGATGTTCCAACAAATGATGCCCATTGTAACTCGCGCCCTTGGGGCTGGATCAAATCCCGTCCGGCCATCCTCTGCTTTGGTTCCTGAATCTCGTCCACCCCACAGTGAGCGAGGTCTCAGTAGAGATGATAATATCCCTAAGTCTGAG ATTAATCTCCAAGAAGTGGTTCAGAGGATTGAGAACCTGAATGCAGCGGGAGATGTTTTTCATGCTCTAGTTGAGAATTCAGTTCAGCTGTCTGGCAGAGGAAGTGGTCCTCAAGAACTTGTGGATGAGTTGTGCAGGGACGAGCATCTCTCCAGT GAATATGTTGAAATATTACGCAGGGACGTACGGCGACGGCTTGAGGGTGATTCAGGGAAGGACAAGTGCTAG
- the LOC126605669 gene encoding neutral ceramidase 2-like, translating to MDLTISKLPILAEFTTMASWRLREAVKETLISNSNGEFDEGTHIIQTFGVIKEDINLPKSGSFKKGDRPTATVWSANPRYDLLTEGTYAVVEMLQGKHWVPVYDDDDFSLFFKWNVDTGSLYGTANIEGEIPRDANSGVHRLRHFGSAKETKDSPNTCFTGASSGFAVS from the exons ATGGATTTAACAATCTCTAAGCTACCGATTCTTGCAGAATTCACCACAATGGCCAGTTGGCGGCTAAGGGAAGCAGTCAAGGAGACCCTTATAAGTAACAGCAATGGTGAATTTGACGAGGGTACTCACATT ATACAAACTTTCGGGGTTATTAAAGAGGATATCAACTTACCCAAAAGTGGATCATTCAAAAAGGGAGATAGACCAACTGCCACGGTTTGGAGTGCTAACCCAAGATATGACTTATTGACGGAAGGGACATATGCAGTGGTAGAGATGCTTCAAGGAAAACACTGGGTTCCTGTTTACGACGATGATGATTTCTCCCTGTTTTTCAAGTGGAATGTAGATACCGGTAGCTTATATGGCACAGCAAACATAGAAGGGGAAATACCGAGGGATGCAAATTCGGGGGTTCACAGGCTAAGGCATTTTGGTTCAGCAAAGGAAACCAAGGATTCCCCCAACACCTGCTTCACTGGCGCATCTAGTGGTTTTGCAGTGTcttaa
- the LOC126603816 gene encoding L-ascorbate oxidase homolog, producing the protein MPLNGAEGAIWALLCLAALFSIAVAEDPYRFFEWNVTYGDIYPLGVRQKGILINGQFPGPDIHSVTNDNLIINVFNSLDEPFLLSWNGIQQRRNSFEDGVYGTTCPIPPGKNFTYILQVKDQIGSFYYFPSLAFHKAAGGFGGIRILSRPRIPVPFPDPAGDYTVLIGDWYKANHTTLKAHLDRGKKLPFPDGILINGRGPGGFSLNFEQGKTYRLRISNIGLQNSLNFRIQNHKMKLVEVEGTHTLQTTYSSLDVHVGQSYSVLVTADQPGQDYYLVASSRFTSPILTTTGIVHYANSAGKVSGPPPGGPTIQVDWSLNQARSIRTNLTASGPRPNPQGSYHYGLINLTKTYVLQNSAGQVNGKQRYGVNSVSFVPADTPLKLADYFKIGGVFRVGSISDRPTGGGLYLDTSVLGADYRAFVEIVFQNNEDIIQSWHLDGYSFFVVGMDGGQWTTASRNAYNLRDAVSRCTTQVYPKSWTAIYIPLDNVGMWNLRTEFWARQYLGQQLYLRVYTPSTSIRDEYPIPRNARLCGRASGRRTRPL; encoded by the exons ATGCCGCTAAACGGAGCGGAAGGTGCCATCTGGGCACTACTATGTCTCGCCGCTCTCTTCTCCATAGCCGTCGCTGAAGATCCCTACAGATTCTTCGAATGGAATGTCACTTACGGCGACATTTACCCTCTCGGTGTTCGCCAAAAG GGAATACTGATAAATGGACAGTTCCCGGGGCCAGACATCCACTCCGTCACCAATGACAATCTCATCATCAACGTCTTCAACAGCTTGGACGAGCCGTTCCTCCTCTCCTG GAACGGAATCCAACAAAGAAGGAATTCATTTGAGGACGGAGTGTATGGAACAACCTGCCCAATTCCACCGGGGAAGAACTTCACCTACATTCTCCAAGTCAAGGACCAAATCGGAAGTTTCTACTACTTCCCATCTCTCGCCTTCCACAAGGCTGCCGGCGGCTTCGGAGGCATCCGAATTCTTAGCAGGCCCAGAATTCCCGTCCCTTTCCCCGATCCTGCCGGTGATTACACTGTTCTTATTGGTGATTGGTACAAGGCTAATCACACG ACCTTGAAGGCTCATCTGGACCGTGGTAAGAAGCTACCTTTCCCTGATGGAATCCTTATCAACGGCCGCGGTCCTGGTGGATTCTCTCTTAATTTTGAGCAAG GAAAAACATACAGGCTCAGAATTTCAAACATTGGGTTGCAAAATTCCCTCAACTTCCGCATTCAAAACCACAAAATGAAGCTGGTAGAAGTGGAGGGAACACACACCCTCCAAACCACCTACTCATCCCTTGATGTACACGTTGGCCAATCCTACTCGGTTCTTGTAACAGCTGATCAGCCCGGACAAGACTACTACCTTGTAGCTTCCTCTCGTTTCACCTCTCCAATCCTCACCACAACCGGCATTGTTCATTACGCCAACTCTGCTGGCAAAGTCTCTGGCCCACCCCCTGGTGGACCTACCATCCAAGTCGACTGGTCTTTGAACCAAGCCCGCTCTATCAG GACCAATCTTACAGCAAGTGGACCGAGGCCAAACCCACAGGGCTCGTACCACTATGGACTGATCAATTTAACCAAAACTTATGTGCTACAAAATTCCGCTGGTCAAGTGAACGGTAAGCAAAGATATGGGGTGAACAGCGTGTCGTTTGTTCCAGCAGACACTCCCTTGAAGCTCGCGGACTACTTCAAAATTGGAGGAGTTTTCCGTGTTGGAAGCATCTCCGACAGGCCTACTGGTGGGGGATTGTACCTTGACACCTCAGTATTGGGTGCTGATTATAGAGCATTCGTCGAGATTGTGTTCCAAAACAACGAAGATATAATTCAGAGCTGGCATCTCGATGGTTACTCTTTCTTTGTTGTTGG TATGGATGGAGGGCAGTGGACAACTGCTAGCAGGAATGCGTATAATCTCAGAGATGCGGTTTCACGTTGCACCACTCAG GTGTATCCCAAGTCGTGGACGGCTATATACATTCCGCTAGATAATGTGGGAATGTGGAACTTGAGGACAGAGTTTTGGGCACGACAGTACCTTGGGCAACAGTTATATCTGCGTGTTTATACTCCATCCACTTCAATTAGGGATGAATACCCTATTCCAAGGAATGCGCGGCTATGTGGCAGAGCAAGCGGCCGGCGCACACGACCCCTCTAA
- the LOC126605984 gene encoding alcohol dehydrogenase-like 7, with translation MEHQRLSSGSRWRGKPIRCRAAVSRKAGEPLVLEEILVAPPMPHEVRIRIICTSLCHSDITFWKMKDFPAIFPRILGHEAVGVVESVGEDVNEVSEGDTVIPTFMPECGECVDCKSTKSHLCTKLPFKLSPFMPRHETSRFTDLNGEVLYHFLFVSSFAEYTVVDIAHVTKIDPAIPPSRACLLGCGVSTGVGAAWKTANVEKGSTVAIFGLGSIGLAVAEGARLCGATRIIGVDVNPDKFEIGKKLGLTDFVNAATCENKSASQVIIEMTGGGADYCFECVGLASLVQEAYACSRKGWGKTIVLGVDKPGSRVSLPSSDILHSGKTLMGSLFGGLKPKSDIPALINRYMDKELQLDEFVTNEVRFEDINKAFDLLIEGQCLRCVIYMSNE, from the exons ATGGAGCATCAGAGATTGTCAAGTGGAAGCAGATGGAGAGGGAAGCCTATTCGATGCAgag CTGCGGTGAGTCGGAAGGCAGGAGAGCCGCTAGTTCTAGAAGAGATCCTGGTGGCGCCGCCAATGCCTCATGAAGTCCGCATCCGAATTATCTGTACCTCTCTCTGCCACAGCGATATCACTTTCTGGAAAATGaag GACTTTCCTGCAATTTTCCCCAGAATTCTTGGTCACGAAGCTGTGGG GGTTGTGGAGAGTGTTGGGGAGGATGTCAATGAGGTCTCAGAAGGAGATACAGTCATCCCAACTTTCATGCCAGAATGTGGAGAATGCGTAGATTGCAAATCCACAAAGAGCCACCTATGTACAAAACTCCCCTTCAAGCTCTCACCTTTTATGCCAAGACACGAGACTAGCCGATTCACAGACCTCAATGGGGAGGTTCTATACCATTTTTTGTTCGTGTCTAGTTTTGCAGAGTATACAGTGGTTGACATAGCCCATGTCACAAAAATTGACCCTGCAATACCTCCAAGTAGGGCATGCCTTCTCGGCTGTGGAGTATCAACAG GAGTTGGAGCTGCTTGGAAGACAGCAAATGTGGAGAAGGGATCAACTGTTGCTATATTTGGGCTAGGTTCAATTGGATTAGCT GTCGCGGAGGGAGCAAGACTTTGTGGAGCTACCAGAATTATTGGAGTCGATGTAAATCCGGACAAATTTGAAATTG GGAAGAAGTTGGGCCTCACCGACTTTGTGAATGCTGCAACTTGTGAGAATAAATCTGCGAGCCAG GTGATCATTGAGATGACTGGCGGGGGTGCAGACTATTGCTTTGAATGTGTTGGACTGGCATCATTGGTGCAAGAAGCTTATGCTTGTAGCCGAAAG GGTTGGGGAAAAACAATCGTGTTAGGTGTGGACAAACCAGGGTCAAGGGTGAGCCTTCCCTCTAGTGATATCCTTCACAGCGGCAAAACCCTCATGGGATCCTTATTCGGAGGACTCAAACCTAAATCGGATATCCCTGCCCTCATCAATCGTTACATGGACAAG GAACTACAACTGGATGAGTTTGTGACAAATGAGGTGAGGTTTGAAGACATCAACAAAGCTTTCGATTTGCTCATTGAAGGGCAATGCCTTCGATGTGTAATCTATATGAGCAATGAGTAA
- the LOC126603723 gene encoding cytoplasmic tRNA 2-thiolation protein 1-like — MESSADGKPKKAGGRQCCICHERRAALKRPKTLEQICRECFYEVFEEEIHQVIVENQLFKPGERIALGASGGKDSTVLAYVLSELNRRHNYGLDLFLLSVDEGITGYRDDSLETVKRNEIQYGLPLKIVSYKDLYGWTMDEIVKMIGLKNNCTFCGVFCRQALDRGAALLKVDKLATGHNADDIAETVLLNLLRGDIARLSRCTSIVTGEDGPIPRCKPFKYTYEKEIVMYAYFKRLDYFSTECIYSPNAYRGFAREFIKDLERIRPRAILDLIKSGENFRISTCTKMP; from the exons ATGGAGTCGTCAGCCGACGGCAAGCCGAAGAAGGCGGGGGGCCGCCAGTGCTGCATCTGTCATGAGAGACGGGCCGCCCTCAAGAGACCCAAAACCCTAGAGCAG ATTTGCAGGGAATGTTTCTACGAGGTGTTTGAGGAGGAGATTCATCAGGTCATCGTCGAAAACCAGTTATTTAAGCCTGGTGAGCGCATTGCCCTCGGTGCCTCCGGCGGCAAAg ATTCCACTGTCCTCGCTTATGTATTATCCGAATTGAATAGGCGGCACAATTACGGTTTGGATCTCTTCCTCTTGTCAGTCGATGAGGGCATTACTGGCTACAGGGACGATTCTCTTGAAACCGTCAAAAGAAATGAAATCCAG TATGGATTGCCGCTGAAAATAGTCTCCTACAAGGATTTGTATGGGTGGACCATGGATGAAATAGTAAAGATGATAGGTCTCAAGAACAATTGCACCTTCTGTGGTGTTTTTTGTCGTCAG GCCCTTGATCGTGGTGCTGCACTGTTGAAGGTAGACAAGCTAGCTACTGGACATAATGCAGATGATATTGCTGAAACAGTTCTTTTGAACTTATTAAGAGGTGACATTGCAAG ATTAAGTAGATGCACTTCAATTGTCACTGGTGAAGACGGGCCAATTCCAAGATGCAAACCTTTTAAATACACCTATGAGAAGGAGATTGTTAT GTATGCATATTTCAAGAGGCTGGATTACTTCTCCACTGAAT GCATTTATTCACCCAATGCATATCGTGGTTTTGCTCGTGAATTCATCAAGGATTTAGAAAGAATCAG ACCTAGGGCTATACTTGACCTCATCAAATCAGGGGAAAATTTCAGAATTTCAACTTGTACAAAAATGCCATAA